A DNA window from Longimicrobium sp. contains the following coding sequences:
- a CDS encoding phospholipase D-like domain-containing protein, producing the protein MILKWTEWIDWPWWISLFFVVGVLATAWAFATMFLALGRRPRRLTIYDRPAAGSARFLESVSGLLNEPLQRGGTVRLLNNGDQIFPAMLDALRNAKRTINFMTYIWHKGKLSDETLDVLVERAKAGVEVRVMLDGMGAWRAPHRRFKELEAAGGRVRWFNPFRVGKLTAFYRRNHRRAVVVDGKVAFTGGASIGDKWLGNAQDRDHWRDVMIEVRGCLAANLQSAFTQLWANSTGEILIGPDHFPSAEEAAEDPGAEGVSRHIAVISSPADGSHPLRLFYWTSIACATETIYLTSAYFVPDRDIRRALAERARAGLDVRLLLPNKLTDVKIVRLAGHFYYRGLLEAGVRIYEYQTTMMHTKALVVDNAWGVVGSANMDIRSKELNQEAVLGIADKGFARELTDTFFADLAQSREIRLHEWKQRPILARALERIVVLFEEQY; encoded by the coding sequence ATGATCCTGAAGTGGACCGAGTGGATCGACTGGCCCTGGTGGATCTCGCTCTTCTTCGTGGTGGGCGTGCTGGCCACGGCGTGGGCCTTCGCCACCATGTTCCTGGCGCTGGGCCGCCGCCCGCGCCGCCTCACCATCTACGACCGCCCGGCCGCGGGCTCGGCGCGCTTCCTGGAGAGCGTGTCGGGGCTGCTGAACGAGCCGCTGCAGCGCGGCGGCACCGTGCGCCTGCTCAACAACGGCGACCAGATCTTCCCGGCCATGCTCGACGCGCTCCGCAACGCGAAGCGCACCATCAACTTCATGACCTACATCTGGCACAAGGGGAAGCTGTCGGACGAGACGCTGGACGTGCTGGTCGAGCGGGCGAAGGCGGGGGTGGAGGTGCGGGTGATGCTGGACGGGATGGGCGCCTGGCGCGCGCCGCACCGCCGCTTCAAGGAGCTGGAGGCGGCCGGCGGGCGGGTGCGCTGGTTCAACCCCTTCCGCGTGGGGAAGCTGACCGCGTTCTACCGCCGCAACCACCGCCGCGCGGTCGTGGTGGACGGGAAGGTGGCCTTCACCGGCGGCGCGTCCATCGGCGACAAGTGGCTGGGGAACGCGCAGGACCGCGACCACTGGCGCGACGTGATGATCGAGGTGCGCGGGTGCCTGGCCGCGAACCTCCAGAGCGCCTTCACCCAGCTGTGGGCCAACAGCACGGGCGAGATCCTGATCGGGCCCGACCACTTCCCCAGCGCCGAGGAGGCGGCGGAGGACCCGGGCGCCGAGGGGGTGTCGCGCCACATCGCCGTCATCAGCTCGCCGGCCGACGGGTCGCACCCGCTGCGGCTCTTCTACTGGACCTCTATCGCCTGCGCCACCGAGACGATCTACCTCACCTCGGCCTACTTCGTCCCCGACCGCGACATCCGCCGCGCGCTGGCCGAGCGGGCGCGCGCGGGGCTCGACGTTCGTCTCCTCCTTCCCAACAAGCTGACCGACGTGAAGATCGTGCGGCTGGCGGGGCACTTCTACTACCGCGGGCTGCTGGAGGCGGGGGTGCGCATCTACGAGTACCAGACCACGATGATGCACACCAAGGCGCTGGTGGTCGACAACGCATGGGGGGTGGTGGGCTCGGCCAACATGGACATCCGCAGCAAGGAGCTGAACCAGGAGGCGGTGCTGGGGATCGCCGACAAGGGTTTCGCACGCGAGCTGACCGACACCTTCTTCGCCGACCTGGCGCAGAGCCGCGAGATCCGCCTGCACGAGTGGAAGCAGCGCCCGATCCTTGCCCGCGCGCTGGAGCGCATCGTGGTTCTGTTCGAGGAGCAGTATTGA
- a CDS encoding MerR family transcriptional regulator — MGELSARTGVSVRSIRYYEQAGLLPAARRPNGYREFDASAVERVGAIRSLLETGFTLEEVQSLSSCLTAGGDDACCCTQTVALYRSKLAKIDLQLQTLSQLRGRIEERIALLEPC, encoded by the coding sequence GTGGGTGAGCTTTCGGCGCGGACGGGGGTGAGCGTCCGCTCGATCCGGTACTACGAGCAGGCGGGGCTCCTGCCCGCGGCGCGGCGGCCGAACGGCTACCGCGAGTTCGACGCGTCGGCGGTGGAGCGCGTCGGCGCCATCCGCTCGTTGCTGGAGACGGGGTTCACGCTCGAGGAGGTGCAGTCGCTCTCCTCCTGCCTGACCGCCGGGGGCGACGACGCCTGCTGCTGCACCCAGACGGTGGCGCTCTACCGCTCCAAGCTCGCGAAGATCGACCTGCAGCTGCAGACGCTCTCGCAGCTGCGCGGGCGCATTGAGGAGCGCATCGCCCTGCTGGAGCCGTGCTGA
- the trxA gene encoding thioredoxin, producing MSSTMEVTDATFAAEVEQHAGVTVVDFTATWCGPCRMLGPILDQVAAERAGEVKVVKLDTDENPRTAARFNVRSVPTMIFFKDGEPLGQIVGAVPKARIDAALAEVAQAGAAA from the coding sequence ATGAGCAGCACGATGGAGGTGACCGACGCGACCTTCGCCGCCGAGGTCGAGCAGCACGCCGGGGTGACGGTGGTGGACTTCACCGCCACCTGGTGCGGCCCGTGCCGCATGCTGGGGCCCATCCTGGACCAGGTGGCCGCCGAGCGCGCCGGCGAGGTGAAGGTGGTGAAGCTCGACACCGACGAGAACCCGCGGACCGCGGCGCGCTTCAACGTGCGCTCCGTTCCGACGATGATCTTCTTCAAGGACGGCGAGCCCCTGGGGCAGATCGTCGGCGCCGTGCCCAAGGCGCGCATCGACGCCGCGCTGGCCGAGGTGGCGCAGGCCGGGGCCGCGGCGTAG